A stretch of the Poseidonibacter parvus genome encodes the following:
- a CDS encoding SLAC1 anion channel family protein, with translation MKNNESIKSIPSNRLQFFPVMMFAIVMGLSGLSLVFKKLSEVLYFPSIVGILFTLLSTIIFFLILGNYLYKLLKYKEEVKTEITHPIRINFFAAISISILILSILYRHSLDDLSQIFFIVGAIIHIGLTFYTMKFWINNNLEIQHSNPAWFIPIVGNLIVPIAGKGFIDDSILYFYFSIGIFFWIILFSIILNRIIFHKQFAPKFMPTLFILIAPPAIGFLSYIKLTGELDFFAHILYSLGLFFTILVFTMYKNYINIKFFISWWAFTFPMAAITLATILMYELTAFSFYAILSYALMVITTIVVFLVAKETIAHMRKKEICIME, from the coding sequence ATGAAAAATAATGAGAGTATTAAATCAATACCATCAAATAGATTACAATTCTTTCCAGTAATGATGTTCGCTATTGTAATGGGATTATCTGGATTGTCATTAGTATTTAAAAAATTAAGTGAAGTTTTATATTTTCCATCAATAGTTGGAATTTTATTTACTTTATTATCAACAATAATATTTTTTCTAATTTTAGGAAACTATCTTTATAAACTATTAAAATATAAAGAAGAAGTTAAAACTGAGATAACTCACCCAATTAGAATCAACTTTTTTGCTGCTATTTCAATTTCAATATTAATATTGTCAATTCTTTATAGACACAGTTTAGATGATTTATCACAAATATTCTTTATAGTTGGAGCAATTATACATATAGGATTGACTTTTTATACTATGAAATTTTGGATAAATAATAATCTTGAAATACAACACTCAAATCCAGCATGGTTTATACCAATTGTTGGTAACTTAATTGTTCCAATTGCAGGAAAAGGTTTTATTGATGATTCTATATTATATTTTTATTTTTCAATTGGTATATTCTTTTGGATTATACTTTTTTCAATTATATTAAATAGAATTATCTTTCATAAACAATTTGCACCAAAGTTTATGCCAACACTGTTTATTTTAATAGCACCACCTGCAATAGGTTTTTTATCATATATTAAATTAACAGGAGAATTAGACTTCTTTGCCCATATTTTATATAGTTTAGGACTGTTTTTTACTATTCTTGTTTTTACTATGTATAAAAACTATATTAATATTAAGTTCTTTATTTCATGGTGGGCATTTACATTTCCAATGGCGGCAATAACACTTGCAACTATCTTAATGTACGAATTAACAGCTTTCTCATTTTATGCAATTTTATCTTATGCACTTATGGTTATTACAACTATAGTTGTATTTTTAGTTGCTAAAGAAACTATTGCACACATGAGAAAAAAAGAAATATGTATTATGGAGTAA
- a CDS encoding FecCD family ABC transporter permease yields the protein MKLGLYIFSIIILIISPFLGEITLNLKELFDSSTITYKVFWELRVSRVLLAFFVGGILALSGLIFQIIFKNALITPYTLGIASGTTLFTAISIVFFPAMILSISSAFGSLITITILYYISKNINKNTIAVSTNSILLIGIALSYFYSSALMLVFYMSNLEQNYSIVRFTLGSLDTVGFTSSFVIFVMATIMYFTIYVNRAKIKLLLISNDTAFLKGLNVHKLNLLLLIVISICVGVSISFVGPIGFIGLVVPHIIKLIYKKSADQLIFPVFFYGGIFLVMSDLIARNLNTASSLPIGVVTAFIGAPFFVYLLIKRNKKD from the coding sequence ATGAAACTAGGTTTATATATATTTTCTATAATTATTTTAATAATCTCTCCTTTCTTAGGTGAAATCACTTTAAATCTAAAGGAACTATTTGATTCAAGTACTATTACATATAAAGTATTTTGGGAGCTTAGGGTTTCTAGAGTATTACTAGCTTTTTTTGTTGGTGGAATACTTGCTTTAAGTGGTTTGATATTTCAAATAATATTTAAAAATGCACTTATAACTCCTTATACTTTAGGAATTGCAAGTGGTACGACACTGTTTACTGCAATATCAATAGTTTTCTTTCCTGCTATGATTTTATCTATATCATCTGCATTTGGTTCACTTATCACTATTACAATTTTATACTATATTTCAAAAAACATCAATAAAAACACAATAGCAGTTTCTACAAACTCAATACTTTTAATTGGTATTGCCTTATCTTACTTTTATTCATCTGCATTGATGTTAGTATTTTATATGAGTAACTTAGAGCAAAACTATTCAATAGTAAGATTTACACTAGGAAGCTTAGATACAGTTGGTTTTACAAGTTCTTTTGTGATTTTTGTAATGGCTACAATTATGTACTTTACTATTTATGTAAATAGAGCAAAGATAAAATTGCTTCTAATCTCAAATGATACTGCATTTTTAAAAGGTCTAAATGTACATAAGTTAAATCTTCTTTTACTTATAGTTATTTCTATTTGTGTAGGTGTTAGTATTAGCTTTGTTGGTCCCATTGGTTTTATTGGTTTAGTAGTTCCACATATTATAAAGCTTATTTATAAAAAAAGTGCGGATCAGTTAATTTTTCCAGTATTTTTCTATGGAGGAATATTTTTAGTAATGTCTGATTTAATTGCTAGGAATTTAAATACAGCTTCAAGTTTGCCTATTGGAGTAGTGACTGCATTTATTGGTGCTCCTTTCTTTGTATATCTATTAATAAAAAGAAATAAAAAGGATTAA
- a CDS encoding MarR family winged helix-turn-helix transcriptional regulator: protein MKKKILDAFYAYEENENKEGVRNNTAAISIPMTIISNMLHSRGKHIYEEYDVTQAEIDVLVALHIYKEGLTASEVSERLVFSSGGISKVVTKLEFKKLIYKKDSKEDKRSSLLYLEERGRRIVVECFPLFQKNDDYFYDILNDTEKEILEKAFKKILYSIAEEKEK, encoded by the coding sequence ATGAAGAAAAAAATATTAGATGCATTCTATGCATATGAAGAAAATGAAAATAAAGAAGGTGTTAGAAATAATACTGCTGCAATATCTATTCCAATGACCATTATTTCAAATATGTTACATTCAAGAGGTAAACATATATATGAAGAATATGATGTAACTCAAGCTGAAATTGATGTGCTGGTTGCTTTACATATATATAAAGAAGGTCTAACAGCTTCTGAAGTTTCAGAAAGACTTGTATTCTCTTCAGGTGGAATTAGTAAAGTTGTTACAAAGCTAGAGTTTAAAAAACTTATCTATAAAAAAGATTCTAAAGAAGATAAAAGAAGTTCACTCTTATATCTTGAAGAAAGAGGTAGAAGAATTGTAGTTGAATGTTTTCCTTTATTTCAAAAGAATGATGATTATTTTTATGATATTTTAAATGATACAGAAAAAGAAATTCTAGAAAAAGCTTTTAAGAAGATTCTATACTCAATTGCAGAAGAAAAAGAAAAGTAA
- a CDS encoding malate dehydrogenase, with amino-acid sequence MAKKKAVLVDLKKMNLSFEEKGQTIKLINFKTQTLTLDTEIFENQDFIAKRTMVYAHLPKKLKAQLNSFF; translated from the coding sequence ATGGCAAAAAAGAAAGCTGTATTAGTAGATTTAAAAAAGATGAACCTCTCTTTTGAAGAGAAAGGTCAAACAATAAAACTAATAAATTTTAAAACTCAAACACTAACTTTAGATACTGAAATCTTTGAAAATCAAGATTTTATAGCCAAAAGAACCATGGTATATGCTCATTTACCTAAAAAGTTAAAAGCACAATTAAACAGTTTTTTCTAA
- a CDS encoding metallophosphoesterase family protein, whose amino-acid sequence MKIAILSDIKSNVYALEAVLDDTKKNHVDVLLNLGDSFFGPIAPKETYDLIRKNDFITLLGDEDRQILEASLAQLEINETLKFVYNDLNDEVLYWIQELPFEKLIGDDFYMVHGTYQDDSLYMLEDASSGRLELHNDKKILEILDDIKSKFIFCGNSCTPRCVNLSSGQVVINPGSVGLQACTKNIPNNHTIENNTPEASYVILTIEDDKYDIQLRKIPYDTEKAALKASQNGRDDWAYRLRTGKLN is encoded by the coding sequence ATGAAAATAGCAATTTTATCTGACATAAAATCTAATGTTTACGCTTTAGAAGCAGTTTTAGATGATACTAAAAAAAATCATGTTGATGTATTACTAAATCTTGGAGATTCTTTTTTCGGACCTATTGCTCCGAAAGAGACATACGATTTAATTAGAAAAAACGATTTCATCACTCTTTTAGGAGATGAAGATAGACAAATTCTAGAAGCATCTTTAGCTCAACTTGAAATAAATGAAACACTAAAATTTGTTTATAATGATTTGAATGATGAAGTTTTATATTGGATTCAAGAGTTACCTTTTGAAAAACTAATAGGCGATGATTTTTATATGGTTCATGGAACATATCAAGATGATTCTTTATATATGTTAGAAGATGCATCAAGTGGAAGATTAGAGCTTCATAATGATAAAAAAATATTAGAAATATTAGATGATATTAAATCAAAATTTATATTTTGTGGGAATTCTTGTACTCCAAGATGTGTAAATTTAAGTTCAGGACAAGTTGTAATAAACCCAGGTTCAGTTGGGCTTCAAGCATGTACTAAAAACATTCCAAATAATCATACTATTGAAAATAATACACCAGAAGCTTCTTATGTAATTTTAACAATTGAAGATGATAAATATGATATTCAATTACGTAAAATTCCTTATGATACAGAAAAAGCAGCTTTAAAAGCTAGTCAAAATGGTAGAGATGATTGGGCTTATAGACTACGAACAGGAAAACTAAACTAA
- a CDS encoding TolC family protein — protein sequence MIKKVVIGLTLPILLFSESLNDLIEMSLKNKNIMSTQKSVESIQEEYKSVKKGYLPELSIGGAYTDVSHETASYANNSLNAYVDLSYSLYDGGKKDLTYKSYESQIKASKEDLSTLKNEVSLDVIEHYFNYLTYVSQKDAKLKEIEQLNAQHKRLSKFLAVGTTTIDELDRILSTLESAKVELHELDLNIQTVLHELEYITGQRVNIDVGSYIDVINDENEQRNDIKSLEHSVQTKFIDAKSVKTEDNPQITLDNKFTYYDNNYNSSTYETSASNIDRQNIFSVNLTWKLFDFGSTKAAYEASHKSFLSSKSKLEYEKNKASVDLNLAKKSFDIAKLKIKSAQAAVRAASSTYDVVKNKYENGLVDNVSYLEALSDKSNAQSSLSLAENNFEVRKANLMYQKGKNVWEYVK from the coding sequence ATGATAAAAAAAGTTGTAATAGGATTAACTTTACCTATCTTACTTTTCTCAGAAAGTTTAAATGATTTAATAGAAATGTCATTAAAAAATAAAAATATTATGTCAACACAAAAAAGTGTAGAATCAATTCAAGAAGAGTATAAAAGCGTAAAGAAAGGCTATTTGCCAGAATTAAGTATAGGTGGAGCATATACTGATGTCTCTCATGAGACTGCATCTTATGCAAATAATTCATTAAATGCATATGTAGACTTATCTTATAGTTTATATGATGGTGGAAAAAAAGATTTAACTTATAAATCTTATGAGTCACAAATAAAAGCTTCTAAAGAAGATTTGTCAACATTAAAAAATGAAGTATCATTAGATGTTATAGAACATTACTTCAATTATTTAACATATGTTTCTCAAAAAGATGCAAAGTTAAAAGAAATAGAACAATTAAATGCTCAGCATAAAAGATTAAGTAAGTTCCTAGCTGTTGGTACTACTACAATTGATGAACTTGATAGAATTCTATCAACTTTAGAAAGTGCAAAAGTTGAACTTCATGAATTAGATTTAAATATTCAAACAGTTTTACATGAACTAGAATATATAACAGGACAAAGAGTTAATATTGACGTTGGATCATATATAGATGTAATAAATGATGAAAATGAACAAAGAAATGATATAAAATCTTTAGAACACAGTGTTCAAACAAAATTTATAGATGCTAAAAGTGTTAAAACAGAGGATAATCCACAAATTACATTGGATAATAAGTTTACATATTATGATAATAATTATAATAGTTCAACATATGAAACAAGTGCTAGTAATATTGATAGACAAAATATTTTCTCAGTAAATCTTACTTGGAAATTATTTGATTTTGGTTCAACAAAAGCTGCTTATGAGGCTTCTCACAAATCTTTCTTAAGTTCAAAATCAAAACTTGAATATGAAAAAAACAAAGCAAGTGTAGATTTAAATTTAGCAAAAAAATCTTTTGATATTGCAAAGCTTAAAATTAAATCAGCACAAGCAGCAGTAAGAGCTGCATCAAGTACATATGATGTAGTAAAAAATAAATATGAAAATGGTTTAGTAGATAATGTAAGTTATTTAGAAGCATTAAGTGATAAATCAAATGCTCAAAGTTCACTTAGTTTAGCAGAAAATAATTTTGAAGTTAGAAAAGCTAACTTAATGTATCAAAAAGGTAAAAATGTATGGGAGTACGTAAAATGA
- a CDS encoding efflux RND transporter periplasmic adaptor subunit, with product MKKLLASLVLLTSTFVFAANKEAPSVKVEAFTVTNDVVTISKKYPATIKAEKSVNIIARVSGALQNRYFEEGSFVKKGQKLYKIEQRTYQANIDSSRAALNSAKSLLVKATNDWKRYKKLYEQKSISASQKDEYYYNYQNALANTKNAEAALTNAKIQYGYTQIKAPMDGIISTTLLNVGNYVNANTVLTTITKVDPVYVEFSLPQTDLGKYLSHIKSKEVKFSMNCQNECIVGGTLKYISPILDSSTDTLLLRTEFPNKDNKVIVGQFTNINVENIAIPGVISIPEIAIMQNGGASVVYVIDDKSTVQIRPVVLTGENTQTGVVISSGLKSGEKIVLSNIAKLRPNSKVQIVEGKK from the coding sequence ATGAAAAAATTATTAGCAAGTTTAGTATTATTAACAAGCACATTTGTGTTTGCAGCCAATAAAGAAGCACCAAGTGTTAAGGTAGAAGCCTTTACTGTTACAAATGATGTTGTAACAATTAGTAAAAAATATCCAGCGACTATTAAAGCAGAAAAGAGCGTTAATATAATTGCAAGAGTTTCAGGTGCACTTCAAAATAGATACTTTGAAGAGGGTTCTTTTGTAAAGAAAGGTCAAAAATTATATAAAATTGAACAAAGAACATATCAAGCAAATATTGATTCATCACGAGCTGCTTTAAATAGCGCAAAATCATTATTAGTAAAAGCTACAAATGATTGGAAAAGATATAAAAAATTATATGAGCAAAAGTCAATTAGTGCATCTCAAAAAGATGAATATTATTACAACTATCAAAATGCATTAGCAAATACAAAAAATGCTGAAGCTGCATTAACAAATGCAAAAATTCAATATGGTTATACACAAATTAAAGCGCCAATGGATGGTATTATTTCTACTACTTTATTAAATGTTGGTAACTATGTAAATGCAAATACTGTATTAACAACTATTACAAAAGTTGATCCTGTTTACGTTGAATTCTCATTACCTCAAACTGATTTAGGTAAATACTTAAGTCATATAAAATCAAAAGAAGTAAAGTTTTCTATGAATTGTCAAAATGAATGTATTGTAGGTGGAACTTTAAAATATATTTCTCCTATATTAGATTCTTCAACAGATACACTTTTATTAAGAACAGAGTTTCCTAATAAAGATAATAAAGTTATTGTAGGACAGTTTACAAATATTAATGTAGAAAATATAGCTATCCCAGGTGTAATTAGTATTCCAGAAATTGCAATTATGCAAAATGGGGGTGCTTCAGTTGTATATGTAATTGATGATAAATCTACAGTACAAATTAGACCAGTTGTATTAACAGGTGAAAATACTCAAACAGGTGTTGTTATTAGTAGTGGTTTAAAAAGTGGAGAGAAAATTGTATTAAGTAATATTGCAAAGCTTAGACCAAATTCAAAGGTACAAATAGTAGAAGGAAAAAAATAA
- a CDS encoding cobyrinate a,c-diamide synthase encodes MKRINIKALCISATASNQGKTILTTALLYHYKKSVRPFKIGPDFIDPLFHEKVCDTKSVNLDTCIMNKNQVKWMFNKYSNKNISILEGVMGFYDGMDKGSSAYDVSKLLDIPTVVILDASGSYTTLSAIIKGLKEYREGNTVKAVVFNHVSSQMHFELIRKQVEKDFDDIVILGWIKSKLDSLDSIHLGLDLGDNDKEKLEEISKEVLTNIDLKKLENIASSNYETNDIYPFEKIEKYNKHIAVVNDDNFAFLYHDNLEFLNEHFSKVTIVNSIKDEIIPNDCDIVFICGGYIETQKAYDKFKNSNNFKNSLVNHAKTKAVYGECAGLILLGRKVDDKEMLNLLSLDFELTNRPNRLGYYDNDLGITGHAFHYTKIITDVKGEYTLYKKKNEYEIYAAFKKEKVFGTYLHTMFRNNFSKIKIYFNL; translated from the coding sequence ATAAAAAGGATTAATATCAAGGCTTTATGTATTAGTGCAACTGCGTCAAATCAAGGTAAAACCATTTTAACAACGGCTTTACTTTATCATTACAAAAAATCTGTAAGACCATTTAAAATTGGTCCTGATTTTATTGACCCTTTATTTCATGAAAAAGTATGTGATACAAAAAGTGTAAATCTTGACACTTGTATTATGAATAAAAATCAAGTTAAATGGATGTTTAATAAATATTCTAATAAAAATATTTCTATATTAGAAGGTGTTATGGGCTTTTATGATGGCATGGATAAAGGCTCATCTGCTTATGATGTTTCAAAACTTCTAGATATACCAACAGTAGTAATTTTAGATGCAAGTGGCTCTTATACGACCCTCAGTGCAATAATAAAAGGTTTAAAAGAGTATCGAGAAGGAAATACTGTAAAGGCAGTTGTTTTTAATCATGTATCTTCACAAATGCATTTTGAACTTATAAGAAAACAAGTAGAAAAAGATTTTGATGATATTGTGATTTTAGGTTGGATAAAAAGTAAACTTGACTCTTTAGATTCAATTCATTTAGGACTAGATTTAGGTGATAATGATAAAGAAAAATTAGAAGAAATATCAAAAGAAGTATTGACAAATATTGATTTAAAAAAACTAGAAAATATAGCTTCTTCAAATTATGAAACTAATGATATTTATCCTTTTGAGAAAATAGAAAAATACAATAAACATATAGCTGTTGTAAATGATGATAACTTTGCATTTCTCTATCATGATAATTTAGAATTTTTAAATGAGCATTTTTCAAAAGTTACAATTGTAAATAGTATTAAAGATGAGATAATTCCAAATGATTGTGATATTGTATTTATTTGTGGTGGTTATATTGAAACACAAAAAGCATACGATAAATTTAAAAATTCAAATAACTTCAAAAATTCTCTTGTAAATCATGCTAAAACCAAAGCTGTTTATGGTGAATGTGCTGGGCTTATTTTACTTGGTAGAAAAGTTGATGATAAAGAGATGTTAAATCTTTTATCTTTAGATTTTGAACTAACAAATAGACCAAATAGGTTAGGGTATTATGACAATGATCTAGGTATAACAGGACACGCTTTTCATTATACAAAGATTATTACAGATGTTAAAGGTGAATATACTTTATACAAAAAGAAAAATGAATATGAAATTTATGCTGCCTTTAAAAAAGAAAAAGTTTTTGGAACTTACTTACATACAATGTTTAGAAACAACTTTTCAAAGATAAAAATATACTTTAATCTTTAG